The genomic window TATCTGAAAAGGAAACATTATTTATATTCACGTAAaagtaaatgttttaagttcatCAACAATTTTCTTGTCGATCCCTTTCTAACGGTCTGTATATTTTACAACTTTTTCTCTAAGTATTACACTGACTTTGTTTATAAAGCCCGTTAATCTAGGTACGATCCATGATGTTAACATATTGGTCTTCTTAAAACATACTCTAAGGTTATTAAATCAACACAGATGTGAAATCTTAAAATATTGATTTCATCAGttgtaaaattaatttgtttttgaaaaatttaaacataacCAACTATACATATCAGTTTGGTCTcttgtacacatttttattaagggACCAGCTGGGTCTGCCTtggatgcgggattttctcgttgcttTGAAGGCCCATTGGTGacattcggctgttttctgctataTGGGTCGGATGTTGTCTGTTTGACGTATTCCCCTTTTCTAATCTCAACTTTAATTTTACAGATATTTTACAAACACAACATGCCAAAAGTAAATGTTCACACTGATTCTATTAAGGTCTTAAGAATGAAACACActtgatgtattttataaatatttggagaAAAAACATGTCAGATTTTACTACATAGAATAAGATTTCCATCTTGTTTTAccgtgatataaaaaaaatacctgttTTCTCTAACTCATCCCTTGCTTTGTCAGCTTTTGTTCTGGtctaaaagaatatgcaaaatagatatttgactttttaaaacttatttctaTGTCATTAAAAGTAACTAATTCATTCATTGTTTTGGTGTTCCATagagcattttttttattaaacatttgaaGATGACTAAAATTTAGAGTAAACATCGGTGGCCTTTGGCTATTTTCTGCCTTTTGGtcaggttgttttctctttgacacattcaccattccaattctcaattttataacatataaGATAAGCAATCATGCAGCAAAACTGAATCAGCCAATAAATACAGCTCATAGAGGAACAGTCGAATTGTCAATATCACGTTAGACGCAGAATCTATTTGCTGAATGCAAGGAATTAGTGAGAAAACTTGAAGCTCCAAGAATCCTGTGTTGCTGTTCAGACAGGAATGGACATTATTAACCAACATTTCTGGAAGTTTTCGGAAAATGCATGAGGAGCATCAAAAATGCAGAAAACTCTAGTACTTAAATCCCTTTTCTAAAGACGAGCCATTCGCACCAAATGATCAGTTAAAAAAGCACAATCCAGTACATCCAGCACAAAAGTTCTGTCACTTACAACGATATAATGTGACCAAAATATAAGGAGCTCAGATTCCTCtgagaaaaaaacccagacaGGCCGTTAGGAATTAAGTTATAAGTTCATAAGCAGAAAGTCATTTCTAGGATTTACCAAAGTTAAAATTCAAGCTACCAATTAatcaaaaaataataatctgaTGATAAATGTAATACGATTGATTGGTTGATGTTTTACGACACATTAATCACTTTTGGCTATTTCGttccaatcattttttttttggggggtggaggaagccggaatgccccaatttttatacatgtataatacatcaAAGTTGTTTTCATAGTCCACTACTAGTTAGTAAATAAGTAAAAAGTAGGCCATCCAGAACAATACTCATTAGAAtgttttcttatactttgccagAATGTGGGTTTTCCCATGCTTTTGATTTAGAAATAATTAATTGTATGTATCACtatgctatttttcaagctaaatGTCGTGCCAAATTGCCCAAATTTGCATTAATTGTTCAtgacaaaaacacatttttggaaTATAAAGAAATCAATAAGATagaattttgcaaaaataaaaaaggagaaaatagctttaaattaaaatatgctttaagaaaataaaaaaatgaaaaaattgtgtCACCGACCTTCTGTTCTagctacaagtaaaaatatcaTTCCTGTATAAAACAATTCctatttgagttatctccccttcaatAGCTAAGTTGACAATTTGattcaaacaaacacaaatatttgatattaaaatttgataaatcagtCTCAATAAAGCAATACATCACTAAATTTTCTTTATTCCAACAAACAGTCTAACCCATTATTGTCaatctgtctcaaaatttgcAGATATAAACAAAGAACTATACCTATTGTGAAttgctattttgtaatacaaGATAAAACGTAAATCAATAGTCtaccaatatatatatagaggAGGAAGCTATCATCTACAATAaatttgattttacaatttgcCGAGTGCATACTATATAATTTTACCTTATCCATTTCTTTAGGCGTGATGTTGCCACTGTGTTTCTCGTTGTACTTTAAGGCGGCTTGAGCACTGGAGTTTTCATCATACTTAGAAACATACACTTTTTGTTgctttaaaaaatggaaaagtaCAAGTCTAAATGACAAGCAtatgttttaaatgaaacaaaacgaataatcatttcaaaaagaacaaaagttttaatcacatattctttgtttttcaagAAATTCTTCAAAATAATATACCATGATTGACAAAATTCTAAACGCTTTAACATTGTATATATTACGGacacttttcaaaaataaaaaaagcttaAAGTGGTCCGAGTACTTGtctacacagttatttcgtagtgcatttcttttagacaataaatggaaataaaaaaaatcccccctGCGCTTTcttcataatatttttacagtgtgttgtactacttttgggacaaattatatcaaaattatagaaaacttcatcagctctaactcaaaattgGATAATTTTATGTAAAGGGGTCTTAAAATCTTTTGACAGCCtccgaaatgctaattttttacctttttcaactggaccaaatcactactttacattataattcatgaatcaaatttttttacaggGTAATTTTATTCCCTTTCTTGctacttgaggcataaaacataaagaaataaatttggaaggggtatacaaaaaattgacaagtaacacacttTCCACACTAGGGAGTATGTTCGTCGATTTTCGTTAATCAAGGGACAATAACTGTGCACTCGGACCATGTGAACTAGAACAAAGGATATCAAATGATTTGTTCCTTGTTCTACCTCAAgagttgatttatatatatatcgtcATACATCGATCACATCACTTTATGCTTCAGAcgtaaatattttacaaaaagatatgTTATTTGAATAGGAACGGAGGATAAATAGCAATTTAGCAATGCATTGGTAGTTTAAAGGTTGtaacatatataattttacaatgaaCCTGCTTTCAAAGCTCTATCAAAATCAACGTCTTCAAATCTATTAATGTAGTTATGAACCGAAAATAGCATAGTCAATATCGTTAACATTTTACTACATTCTACTACTAAAGttataaattgatataaaatactGATACCGAATTACTCACATTATTAACCTTAGCGTATGTATTTTTGGCAGCACTATGAAGCTTTGATACTTTGTCCTcccactgtaaaaaaataatcatatgcaTTGAAATATGAGAGTCTTTTTGCCACTTTGAATTAGTTTTTGTGCTCATTACCGATCTAATGACTGAAGCCGTTTCAATTCATAATTTAAgttgtgttgtgttgttacaccacaTGTTAGAGGAATGGTTGAGCCCTCATAAGCATGTTTATcaccgccacattctttatgtgtctgtctCATTCCAGGAACATGTATTAGAGTGTTCGTCCTaatgttttctctttttattgTTTAAGTATGGATCGCaaaatgttttttattcttttaaattgtttcacatttttcaaccAATGACCTTTTAAAGTTTACTATACTGTATGGGTTTCGCTAATTACTAATGGTCGTATAATAGCAATAAATATCACTTCTCCTTTTCAATATAGTGGTAAAGTGCTTCAGTaaacaaaatttcaatgtttGCAATATACCAGCAATGTCCATCATACTCTTAGCTGCTGCTCATTTGATTGATTTAATTGCAAGTTTGCTTCATGTCCACTTGCATTATATAGATGTTTAGTTATTATCAAAACATtgcatttgaatatattttacaaaaacaaacagtCTGAATAATGGTATTAATTTCGTATTaaagtggtacctaacactacagggagataactctgtaaaatcagctaaacgttttaattacgttaagcttctcaatgatcaaaataattgtttctcaaACTGCTATAtcaccagtgtaatttttctgataaaatggttggttcaaatatttttaaatttttatatttttgtcaaagggcaaagtaaatactttgttaaaattttatgaaaattaaacgagccaaattaattttagttaaggtgttgggtacGGTACCATCTTAAGCTCCATGCTACCAGCTATAgctactataaaaaaaattaccgaCCTTATTACAAAACCTTTATATAAGCAACACGATTACCATTTTGATCAGATTTTAACTTAGGCctaataaaataatatgtgtggtttttttataacattgtaggtagggatttttttactttagattttgttttacattgagtctatgaaAGAGAAATTCATACTTTGACAATGCTAATTGAAAACCGACCAAAAAAACTTTaaggtaggctatttttaagcttAAAATATAAAGTAGGTAGGGAAAttggaaacacacatattttttatttggccttatgcAAATGAAAGGAAAACAATCGTGAATAAAAACTTAATTTTACCTCTTTTGTGACTTTCTTTTGTTCAGTATTAAATGAGGTTAGTTCATTTGCTACGTTGAGAAATTGTTTCGCTGCCAAGTCATGGTGGTGTGCTATTCTTTCCGTTTGTTGTTTCATTTCTCTCCAAGCAATTTCTAAGCCCCTAATTTGAAACGAAAAACACTTttcaaacgaaaaacaaaaattactgaaAAGCAAATACTACAATTGACAGATGTGCTTCTAAACTCTTTTGGAgaacatatacatacataaagCGCAAACACGCTTCagacaaataaaaagaaaccTGGATTACGGTAAAATACATTGTAATCAATTAATCATACAAAAGATGAAGATTGAGACGACAAACAgcaataaataaattcatcatagatatcaggattaaaattttatatatacgccagacgcgcatttcgtctacaaaagtctcatcagtgacgcccgaataAAGCGCGGATTCTTGTGGTGTTTTTTTGCTGTACATGTGCTgtacatgtactgattttgtggcATGTATGGACAACCcggtctaaaagagggacgaaagataccagaggaacagtcaaactcataaatcgaaaataaactgacaacgccatggctaaaaatgaaaaaagacaaacagacaaacaatagtacacatgacataacatagaaaactaaagaataagcaacacgaaccccaccaaaaactaggggtgatcaaaggtgccccggaaggggaaacagatcctgctccacatgtggcacccatcgtgttgcttaggTAGCAAttcacagttagaagtttagtttcgcattatggccaaatatgaaagtttttgtacaataaaattgatttttagataattgaagaataatatagccttcttagtgggtttatatgaacattaagattgtttttaacatgttttataggccatttatatgattgacagtccgtattttcctatccgtaccgttcataggtccatacattattgtagtgtttatcaacaaagattttgcgctcgatcttttcaattcaatcacaggggcttgttacaattgccgggtttactatccatacgaatcCCTAAAAAAACACAAGGGAGGAAGCTCATTTGCGACAATGCTTCAAATTATTGCTGTGAAATTTTTCTAAGACTTTCACTTACTTTGTGACCTGAATAAATCTGTTCCCACTTGAATTATCTCttcaatgacatatatttattaccttaagtaacCTCTATAACTATTGTAATCCTTAAAACAAACTCGACATTTCTGAAATAGAACGAATCGAGGccctaaatttgaaaatgaaagtactaaaGCGATACCTACCGGAAAATATATTTTCGGTTCTCTCGAGAGTTTACCAAAATATGACGATGAAGTACAGTGTGTACCTAATAATTCCCGCCATTTTTTACATTATTGAAATCTAAAATACAGTAGACTTCCGAAAAACAGAACATTTATGGTAACACCCGAGAGtgccaaaaatatattttccggTAGGTGTCGCtttagtactttcattttcaaatttagggCCTCGATTCGTTCTATTTCAGAAATGTCGAGTTTGTTTTAAGGATTACAATAGTTATAGAGgttacttaaggtaataaatatatgtcattgaaGAGATAATTCAAGTGGGAACAGATTTATTCAGGTCACAAAGTAAGTGAAAGTCTTAGAAAAATTTCACAGCAATAATTTGAAGCATTGTCGCAAATGAGCTTCCTCCCTTgtgtttttttaggggttcgtatggatagtaaacccggcaattgtaacaagcccctgtgattcaattttatggaaaaacgagcagataagcatatgatttttttgggaccacttgatagatataaacctatggattcaggaaaggtattactgtaattgattgaaattttcctttagaccaaattttggagacttttgtgacatgttcaccccccttttttgctatattttgtatctaagaaatgcagattgttgccatggttacacccaagagggattatatttcacccttatgaccattagaaatcaaatctatggaagattctctttctataagtatatacatgcataacacacatataaagccttctttgttagacaggaggggaaagagggtgtttaaaaattatgagtgtcaattttaagtttttttcctaactgtgtattgctaccttatcaacaaagattttgcgctcgatcttttcaattcaattttatggaaaaacgagcagaaatgcatatgattttttttttggaccacttgatagatataaacctatggattcaggtaaagtatcactgtaattgattgaaattttcctttagaccaaattttggagacttttgtaaCATGTTCagcccccttttttgctatattttgtatctaagaaatgcagattgttgccatggttacacccaaaggggattatatttcacccttatgaccattagaaatcaaatctatggaagattctctttctataactatacatgcataacacacatataaagccttctttgttagacaggaggggaaagagggtgtttaaataTTATGAGTGTCAACTTTAagttttttttcctaactgtgtattgctaccttatgtgataacaaatccggtaaatagtctaattcggtaggtcacatccatgaaagggaaggggattgtagttacgacggtttaaactatataaaaacgagaaacgagagacacttatgaaccacataaactaagacgacaaccactgaacatcagattcgcCAAAACTTATTGCTAGGTGACGTGTAAGTTAAAATCATTTCTGCTATCAACTTGAGGTAAATCATggaaaaactgttaaaaaaaataaagtatgctGTTCAGTTGCATTACCCTAAATCTTCTTTGTTGTCTTGTTTGTTCAGTTTCTGTAATTCTTTAACATACTGAGTTTCAATTTTTGAtctgaaataaaatttgaaataaaacttcAATGAATAGGATGATGAGGTtaaagattaaataaaaaaaatatttttagacaAAAAAGAGTTGATTTTGTGGCAAATACGTTGGCTTCTATGTTCGATTAATGTATATtactattatgtttgtttgtttttttcactcAGTGTTGATATATATGTGTGTAATGTTTGTTGAGGCCAGCTTCCGGATGCGAGATTTCTCTCTTGCTGTGTTGAACAACCATTTGTGGCATTCTGCTATTTTTCCTTTAGTCTGGTTTgatttctctttgacatattccccattcccattcaaAGTTTTGTCTGCTAGATCCCAACAATTTTATACGTAGTACCCACATCACGTGATCCACATCAAAATATCGCTGTAAATCAAGACTGAGTAAAAACAAATTTGCGtttttcgcgagtagaaaaataacgcgaaaatTAATGGTCGCGAATATATAAAACTATCTTTATctaaattcataacaaaattttcaaaatcgcgAAATCAATTCGCCGCGAAAAACTAGTACATGCtaaacgcaaaataaagtatccacgaaaataagtttgtttgcagtatttgtctgtacctctGTCGTAAGTAGTCATCTATTTCTTTACACAGCTTTCTGCCATCCCTCATACGAGCACATAACACATCAAAACCTGAAGAACTGTTTATATCCTCAAcctaataaaataatacaaaaagacataaaaaaacatcaatataagGGCAGAGCTACTACACATGTACCGAGACGAAAATTGTCTTCGAACAAAATATTTTGGTGAGAGTGTCGATTTACATTTTATAGATCAAAACGACCCAGATAGTTGTCATAAACGAACATCAAATGCTGTGGTAAAATGTACTGCTCATCTTCCTTTCatacctgactatgcggtatgggtatTGCTCGTTGTTGTCGATCGGACTGTGTCTTTAGTTATTTATATCTCCGCCATTTTGtctctgttttatattttttttcattggtattcataccatCTCTCGaactccttatttttatatcaaatttcagGAAAGCACAATATAAGCACCATCAACAAGATCAAGTTTTGTATATCAAGTGTTGGGaacagttttgtatttttataatgtGTAGTATTTTTTATGTACAAATCTTTTTTCAAACCAGTCCAGTACTTCAAATTTAAAACACTTTAAGTACTATAATAATTTTTAAGTTGAAGTCTGTTCATTGTTCTACACAATAGAGGTATATAGTTGATACTTTAGATATGTAGTACAATCTAGTCCTGTTAAATAATGGTACTAAAAAGTAAAACTGTTGAGACTGAAGTACTTCATCAATACTGTACATCCGGGACTTTAGTACATTTTGAGTAGGCTCCAACAGAACTGATAAAGAACGACGAAACAAAATAAAAGTCGGTATTGTCTTTGAACATAACAAGAATTTCTTTCAGATTCAGAATTCGACTTgcagaaattgaaaaagaaaatatgctaatattctatatgtgcctgttccaaagtcaggagcatgtTTTCTGTGCTTGTTgttttgttgctgtgtatcatatattttttgttcataattttGTACTTAAATCAGACCGTGGTtgtctcgtttgaatggtttaacatttgtcatttcggggccttttattgccgACTATGTGTTATTGTGTTaactcattgttgtaggccgtacggtgacctatagtttttaatgtctgtgtcaatttTTGGTCTGTActagagagttgtctctttggcgaTCATATCACAACTTCATATTTCTATATATCATATCAAATATTAGTCAGAAGCAGCTTTTGTTCAATTGATTAATTGATTCTTTTCTGTTTTGCtgaacgtccagttgcaaatattacatttatattcaGGCCgaaaacaaagtaaaaataagTCCAATAAGTATGTTCTGCAGATAGGAAAGTCATGCCACCTCTGGATCTCTTAAATAGTCGttgcaaatgtttttttaatgCACAGAGAATCTGAAACTCTCCCTATTCGAAGTACCGGATTTAATATCCA from Mytilus galloprovincialis chromosome 5, xbMytGall1.hap1.1, whole genome shotgun sequence includes these protein-coding regions:
- the LOC143076070 gene encoding proline-serine-threonine phosphatase-interacting protein 1-like isoform X2 → MGRHNKSFVENFWVEDINSSSGFDVLCARMRDGRKLCKEIDDYLRQRSKIETQYVKELQKLNKQDNKEDLGGLEIAWREMKQQTERIAHHHDLAAKQFLNVANELTSFNTEQKKVTKEWEDKVSKLHSAAKNTYAKVNNQQKVYVSKYDENSSAQAALKYNEKHSGNITPKEMDKTRTKADKARDELEKTDTLYQNLVKQVQEEMSTWEKEMSGLCKKFQDLDEQRIDHLRDYLWKCTNIDSQANVDHDQCCENVRLILEKCDIDNDIDHFITRFKTGNRHPARVEYRGHAKISTPVSNRRLPSIPNSGSHIYADVS
- the LOC143076070 gene encoding proline-serine-threonine phosphatase-interacting protein 1-like isoform X1, whose product is MGRHNKSFVENFWVEDINSSSGFDVLCARMRDGRKLCKEIDDYLRQRSKIETQYVKELQKLNKQDNKEDLGGLEIAWREMKQQTERIAHHHDLAAKQFLNVANELTSFNTEQKKVTKEWEDKVSKLHSAAKNTYAKVNNQQKVYVSKYDENSSAQAALKYNEKHSGNITPKEMDKLEQKTRTKADKARDELEKTDTLYQNLVKQVQEEMSTWEKEMSGLCKKFQDLDEQRIDHLRDYLWKCTNIDSQANVDHDQCCENVRLILEKCDIDNDIDHFITRFKTGNRHPARVEYRGHAKISTPVSNRRLPSIPNSGSHIYADVS